The sequence below is a genomic window from Thermoflexus sp..
CGCCGGGGGTGATCCGCACCCGCTTCAGCGAGCTCCTCTGGAGCACGCCGGAGATCTCCCAGCGCATCCTGCAGGCTACCCCTCAGGGCCGCTTCGGGGAGCCAGAGGAGGTCGCCCGCCTGGCCTTGTTCCTGGTCTCCCCCGCTGCCGATTTCATCACCGGGGCCGTCTACGTCGTGGATGGCGGGCTCTCGCTGACCGGCGGGCTGGCGTAAGAAGATCCCGGAGGAAAAGAACGCCGGCCGTCTGGAGCTCAGCTCGAAGAGCGGGAAGCCTGGCCCTGAGGCGGCGATCGGCTTTGAAGCGGCCTGGAAGAACAACGCTGGAAGGAGAAGCCCGCCGATGTCCTATCGGATCCACCGGGTGTCTGGCGAGGTGCAGCTTCGGGTGCTGGAGTGGCCGGGGGAGAGGGGAACGATCCTGGCCCTCCACGGCCTGACGGGCTACGCGGAGACGTTCCTTCCGCTGATCCCGGCGCTGAATCCGCCCTACCGGGTGCTGAGCCTGGACCTGCGGGGCCGGGGGGAGAGCGAGCAGCCGGCGGATCCCCGGGCCTATGGCCTGGAGGCGCACCTGCGGGATATCGCCACCGTGCTGGAGGCCCTGGCCCCCGAGGGGGCGCTGCTCATGGGTCACTCCCTGGGCGCGATGCTCAGCCTGGCCGTCGCCGCGGAGCATCCGGATCGGGTTCGAGGACTGGTTCTGTTCGATGGGGGTCCGCTTCCCTCCCGGGCGTTCTCCGAATCCCTGAACCAGGTCCTGAACGCCCGCCTGGAGGAGCTGCCCTCCCTGGAGGCCTTCCGGG
It includes:
- a CDS encoding alpha/beta hydrolase — protein: MSYRIHRVSGEVQLRVLEWPGERGTILALHGLTGYAETFLPLIPALNPPYRVLSLDLRGRGESEQPADPRAYGLEAHLRDIATVLEALAPEGALLMGHSLGAMLSLAVAAEHPDRVRGLVLFDGGPLPSRAFSESLNQVLNARLEELPSLEAFRELVRSMPFLQPFDERLMPILEAGLVREPDGRVRVKFPSRLGALEAMELGSIWNDRLRGYAGRIRCPVLLLKAPVGTFGPHDRFFTEAEERLLQEVVPQARIAEIPDTTHYTIVLGYHPERDRLVRAFVEEVLG